From Rhodothermaceae bacterium, one genomic window encodes:
- a CDS encoding metallophosphoesterase codes for MIPRQISRRELLKIGAGCLFLSPGRSVAQTDSVCLGVIADLHHGLEPRAMERLETFMRAVAERKPDAILQLGDFNFGTKESEECLDLWNSFKGPGYHVLGNHDMDFVSKDAIVQKWGMPARYYSFDFGPYHVVVLDRNNLKTDEGYTPYSEANFYVDASLRGYADDAQLAWLRDDLAKSALPIVVFVHQGLGLPTSMPEASSAIEAVLEEHNSNVSDSKVVACFCGHHHIDRHTRKNGIHYLWINSASYYWVGAEYGRMAPYTHALYTFITFRSDGLMEIEACHADWVAPSPADRGFPGAGELTPFISARRLEH; via the coding sequence ATGATACCACGACAGATATCACGTCGGGAGCTGCTGAAGATTGGTGCAGGGTGCCTTTTTCTCAGTCCGGGTCGCAGTGTAGCCCAGACCGATTCCGTTTGTCTTGGTGTGATAGCAGATTTGCATCATGGCCTAGAACCACGGGCGATGGAGCGACTGGAAACGTTCATGCGAGCTGTTGCCGAGCGCAAACCTGATGCCATTCTACAGTTGGGGGATTTCAATTTTGGCACCAAAGAAAGTGAAGAGTGCCTAGACCTATGGAATTCGTTTAAAGGCCCGGGGTACCATGTACTCGGTAACCATGACATGGATTTTGTGTCCAAGGATGCTATTGTTCAAAAGTGGGGCATGCCAGCTCGCTACTATTCCTTCGATTTCGGTCCCTATCATGTGGTAGTTCTTGACCGGAACAATCTGAAAACGGATGAAGGTTATACGCCCTACAGCGAAGCTAATTTCTATGTAGATGCCTCTCTGCGCGGCTACGCTGACGACGCTCAGCTGGCTTGGCTCCGTGATGACCTCGCCAAATCAGCCCTTCCGATAGTGGTATTTGTACACCAAGGCCTTGGGCTTCCAACCTCCATGCCTGAGGCTAGCAGCGCCATCGAAGCCGTACTGGAAGAGCACAACAGTAACGTGTCCGACAGCAAGGTGGTGGCCTGCTTTTGCGGTCATCACCATATCGATCGGCACACACGCAAAAATGGCATCCATTATCTGTGGATAAACAGCGCTTCCTACTATTGGGTTGGAGCAGAATACGGGCGCATGGCACCATACACACATGCGCTATATACGTTTATCACTTTCCGCTCCGATGGGCTTATGGAAATCGAGGCTTGCCACGCTGATTGGGTAGCTCCTTCCCCCGCTGATCGTGGTTTCCCCGGGGCTGGCGAATTGACGCCGTTTATTTCCGCCCGACGCCTAGAGCACTGA
- a CDS encoding CoA-binding protein, whose product MKLRDGSSCDLFGNLSLEQVAKYQDPHLVHRILDSSRTIAVVGLSTSPQKDSHVVASFLQNRGFKVIPVHPKAERILGEKVYRKVADIPEPVDIVNVFRPSHECPEHAEQAVRISAKALWLQLNIFSKEAAAIATAGGLDVIMGLCMKIEHHRHLGSQSASP is encoded by the coding sequence ATGAAATTGCGAGACGGTTCTTCATGTGACTTATTTGGCAATCTTAGTCTGGAGCAGGTTGCAAAATATCAGGACCCACATTTGGTTCATCGAATCCTGGATTCCTCTCGAACGATTGCCGTTGTAGGATTATCAACGAGTCCTCAGAAAGATAGTCATGTCGTAGCAAGTTTTCTTCAAAACAGGGGTTTCAAGGTTATACCAGTTCACCCAAAGGCTGAGCGTATTTTAGGAGAAAAGGTATACAGGAAGGTTGCGGACATTCCTGAGCCGGTTGATATTGTAAATGTATTCCGGCCATCGCACGAGTGTCCAGAGCATGCGGAGCAGGCCGTACGAATTAGTGCCAAAGCGCTTTGGTTGCAACTCAACATCTTCAGCAAAGAAGCGGCTGCAATCGCGACTGCCGGCGGTTTGGATGTCATCATGGGTCTTTGCATGAAGATAGAGCACCACCGTCACCTTGGGAGTCAAAGTGCTTCACCATAA
- the ppk2 gene encoding polyphosphate kinase 2, whose amino-acid sequence MFKANGKLSRKFYEAELAKLHLRLVILQRYIRVKKKRVVVVFEGRDAAGKGGTIKRITAPLNPRICRVVALPKPTDRESTQWYFQRYAHHLPASGELVLFDRSWYNRAGVERVMGYCSEEEYWEFLRQCPIFERMLIESGTTLIKYWFSVSAEEQERRFRRRMEDPKRRWKLSPMDLESRSRWVDYSRAKDQMFLHTDLPDSPWWVVEADDKRRARLNCINHLLSKIPHETIERKKVVLPPLQTEQGYVRPAMETQRIVTDQFGAPNSPTLDPSETAQE is encoded by the coding sequence ATGTTCAAGGCGAACGGAAAACTATCACGAAAATTCTACGAAGCAGAGTTGGCGAAGCTGCATCTACGCCTCGTCATTCTTCAGCGCTATATCCGGGTCAAAAAGAAACGTGTCGTTGTAGTGTTTGAAGGCAGAGATGCAGCGGGGAAAGGAGGAACCATCAAGCGCATTACGGCACCCCTGAATCCACGCATCTGCCGTGTCGTTGCCCTCCCCAAACCCACAGATCGTGAATCTACTCAATGGTATTTCCAGAGATATGCACATCATTTACCTGCTTCTGGTGAACTGGTCCTCTTTGATCGGAGTTGGTACAATCGTGCAGGAGTTGAACGCGTGATGGGCTACTGCTCCGAAGAGGAGTATTGGGAATTTCTTCGACAATGCCCAATATTTGAGCGTATGCTGATTGAAAGCGGCACAACCCTAATTAAATATTGGTTTTCTGTGAGCGCTGAGGAACAGGAGCGTAGATTCCGTCGCCGTATGGAAGACCCAAAACGGAGATGGAAACTCAGCCCAATGGACTTAGAATCAAGATCCCGGTGGGTGGATTATTCCCGGGCCAAGGACCAGATGTTTCTACATACGGATCTTCCCGACTCTCCTTGGTGGGTAGTCGAAGCAGACGACAAGCGCCGTGCAAGGTTAAACTGTATCAATCATCTCCTCTCAAAAATCCCCCATGAGACCATTGAACGTAAAAAGGTAGTTCTGCCTCCATTACAAACCGAGCAAGGTTACGTTCGCCCTGCAATGGAAACGCAGCGGATTGTGACCGACCAGTTCGGCGCGCCGAATTCCCCCACCCTTGACCCGAGCGAGACGGCTCAAGAGTAG
- the pdxH gene encoding pyridoxamine 5'-phosphate oxidase, with amino-acid sequence MDLTAPNLIQDLPAANPDIDPIIQFEEWFAFAQNANIYLPEAMTLATTTSDGFPSARIVLLKQVSQKGFVFFTNYESRKGCELDSNPKAALVLHWATLERQIRIEGPVERITREESEVYFQSRPRGSRIGAWASDQSSTLRDRSHLKERVHYFEQKYAGQEVPLPERWGGFRVLPEKIEFWQGRQSRLHERLVYTKLPSGHWDTELLFP; translated from the coding sequence ATGGACTTGACTGCCCCTAATCTTATCCAGGATTTGCCGGCGGCAAACCCTGACATAGACCCGATTATTCAATTTGAGGAGTGGTTCGCCTTTGCACAGAATGCGAATATCTATCTCCCTGAAGCCATGACGCTCGCAACGACTACATCAGATGGGTTCCCGAGTGCACGAATTGTACTTCTCAAACAGGTCAGCCAGAAAGGATTCGTGTTCTTCACCAACTATGAGAGTCGTAAAGGATGTGAGTTGGACTCTAATCCCAAGGCCGCACTCGTCCTTCATTGGGCTACGCTTGAGCGCCAAATAAGAATTGAAGGACCAGTCGAACGAATTACGAGAGAGGAAAGCGAAGTTTATTTTCAGTCCCGCCCACGAGGAAGCCGTATTGGTGCGTGGGCTTCTGATCAAAGCAGTACACTACGGGATCGGTCACACTTGAAAGAGCGTGTGCATTACTTTGAACAAAAATATGCAGGCCAAGAGGTCCCCCTCCCCGAACGCTGGGGAGGATTCCGGGTTCTCCCCGAGAAAATAGAATTCTGGCAAGGTCGGCAAAGTCGCCTACATGAACGACTGGTCTACACAAAGTTACCCTCGGGGCATTGGGACACGGAGTTGCTTTTCCCCTAA
- the ppk1 gene encoding polyphosphate kinase 1 has translation MEVIDSNTPSVVEDLKDPSLYNNRELSLLDFQYRVFEEAQDEANPLLERLKFLSIVGSNLDEFYMVRIGGLKKQVASGITDLSIDGQTPTELLSAVREGAHTLMQSAHHYLLSTMIPELAAVGVQILSYSELTDTQKAEATKRYKRTIFPVLTPLAVDPSHPFPHISNLSLNLAVIIKDELGGERFARVKVPRPIDRLMSVVSDPWTIQVGGNTRRIFSFVWVEEVIAANLQSLFPGMEVKAAYPFRVTRSADMTIQELEADDLLETMEEGVRQRRLGSVLRLTVNADMPKRVLRLLIENMGTDEEDIVVVDGPLGIESLMEAASGIDRFDLKYPPFMPFTPLRLKSETRDGDFFKALRSQNHLVHHPYDSFSPVIEFLEAAASDPDVLAIKMTLYRVGNQSPIVNALMKARENGKQVAVLVELKARFDEASNIGWARVLEREGVHVIYGLIGLKTHSKIALVIRNEGRQIRRYVHLSTGNYNSITAHVYEDLGFFTVNPKIGADVSDLFNFLTGYSEKRDYRKLLVAPINMRKRLTELIHREIDHQKAGREARLILKTNALVDEKMIRQLYRASQEGLQIDLLVRGICCLKPGIPGLSENIRVISIVSRFLEHSRIYYFSNGGKEEIYLGSADLMPRNLNRRVEVLFPIQDKNYVRYLRDTVLESYLQDSVKARYLTAEGTYTRPEPVEDSLSVQEKLLSVRADWVEEEKEHPWELF, from the coding sequence ATGGAAGTTATTGACAGCAACACTCCGAGCGTTGTAGAGGACCTCAAGGATCCTTCCCTGTACAATAACAGGGAATTGAGTCTGCTAGATTTTCAATACAGGGTATTTGAAGAAGCCCAAGACGAGGCTAATCCGCTATTGGAGCGACTGAAGTTCCTTTCGATCGTTGGCTCGAATTTGGACGAATTCTACATGGTGCGTATCGGGGGACTCAAGAAGCAGGTTGCCAGTGGTATCACGGATCTTTCAATTGACGGGCAGACCCCAACAGAACTGCTTTCGGCCGTGAGAGAGGGAGCCCATACTCTGATGCAGAGTGCTCACCACTATCTCCTGTCTACAATGATTCCAGAATTGGCGGCGGTAGGGGTCCAAATCTTGAGCTATTCGGAATTAACAGATACTCAAAAGGCCGAAGCGACAAAAAGATATAAGCGGACAATATTTCCGGTTTTAACTCCTCTAGCTGTGGATCCATCCCATCCTTTTCCACACATCTCGAACCTGAGCCTCAATTTGGCTGTCATCATCAAGGATGAACTTGGCGGCGAGCGTTTTGCGCGGGTAAAGGTTCCTAGACCCATTGATCGTTTAATGTCTGTAGTTTCCGACCCTTGGACGATACAGGTGGGCGGAAATACCCGAAGGATTTTTTCGTTCGTATGGGTAGAAGAAGTCATTGCAGCAAACCTTCAATCTCTTTTTCCCGGTATGGAAGTCAAGGCAGCATATCCGTTTAGAGTCACACGAAGTGCGGATATGACAATCCAGGAATTGGAGGCAGACGATTTATTGGAAACGATGGAGGAGGGGGTTCGTCAGCGACGTCTCGGTTCTGTATTGCGACTCACGGTAAATGCGGATATGCCCAAGCGGGTACTCAGGCTCCTGATTGAGAATATGGGCACGGACGAGGAGGACATTGTAGTAGTTGACGGGCCCTTGGGAATTGAGAGTTTGATGGAGGCTGCGTCAGGGATTGATCGATTTGATCTCAAATATCCCCCGTTTATGCCCTTTACACCTTTGAGGCTCAAATCGGAAACCCGTGATGGAGATTTTTTCAAGGCATTGAGGTCTCAAAATCATCTGGTTCATCATCCGTACGATTCATTCTCCCCTGTGATTGAGTTTTTGGAGGCTGCCGCATCAGATCCTGATGTACTTGCAATCAAGATGACACTTTATCGTGTAGGAAACCAGTCTCCAATTGTTAATGCTCTGATGAAGGCAAGGGAGAATGGGAAGCAGGTTGCAGTGTTGGTCGAATTGAAAGCCCGTTTTGATGAGGCAAGTAATATTGGCTGGGCACGTGTGCTGGAGCGGGAAGGGGTCCATGTAATTTACGGCCTTATCGGACTCAAGACTCACTCGAAAATCGCATTGGTGATCCGGAATGAAGGGCGTCAAATACGTCGGTATGTGCATCTTTCCACAGGCAACTATAATAGCATTACCGCACACGTTTATGAAGACCTGGGGTTCTTTACGGTTAATCCCAAGATTGGAGCGGATGTCTCCGATCTTTTCAATTTTTTAACGGGCTATTCGGAGAAGCGAGATTATCGCAAGCTACTGGTAGCGCCAATCAATATGAGGAAGCGCCTTACCGAATTAATTCACCGCGAAATTGACCATCAAAAAGCGGGTCGAGAGGCGCGTCTGATCCTTAAAACCAACGCCCTCGTTGATGAGAAGATGATTCGTCAGCTTTATCGGGCATCTCAGGAGGGGCTTCAGATTGACCTGTTAGTGCGGGGAATCTGCTGTTTAAAGCCTGGAATTCCAGGTCTAAGTGAAAATATTCGAGTAATCAGTATCGTGAGTCGCTTCCTTGAACATAGTCGAATCTATTACTTTTCCAATGGAGGAAAAGAGGAGATCTACTTGGGGAGTGCTGACCTGATGCCCCGTAATCTCAACCGGCGGGTAGAGGTATTATTCCCAATTCAGGATAAAAATTACGTACGTTATCTCCGGGACACGGTGCTGGAATCGTATTTGCAGGATTCTGTTAAGGCCAGATACTTGACTGCAGAGGGAACCTATACAAGGCCGGAACCGGTGGAGGACAGCTTGTCGGTTCAAGAAAAACTCCTCAGCGTGCGAGCAGATTGGGTTGAAGAAGAGAAAGAGCATCCCTGGGAACTCTTCTGA
- a CDS encoding outer membrane beta-barrel protein has translation MSFGILRLAGTVPVLLLFFSLQVNAQVGTIAGLIVDGENGETLIGATATIDGSTLGDATDLNGRYEFIAEPGTYTMRFAYLGFSTVMVENVVVVAGEITRLEIELLPEALSYGEVVITADAIEGSEARLLRERAKSVAVSDAIDSESISRSGSGDAAAAMTKVTGASVVGGRYVYIRGLGDRYANTTLNGSTLPSADPDRKAFQLDLFPAALLENIVTLKTFTPDKPGDFSGGLVDVATKTFPESFTLQLSASMTYDDQSSRIDHFLSYAGSSTDWLGYDNGSRALPKVLENKDPEDQLPRESDLRDVRRGVTNEIRTDRADSLNAFARAFNGVMAPSHRSTPVNHSFSAAAGGRMKLFGRPLGVTGSLTYGRSYSYYDDGVFSQWRLVGGDVNSIENLSSTTYFGPNPDLDVITRADPREASSFANIRGSDEANWGASGTIAFQPSDNHELVATILRTQSGTSQSTLLGGFRDQTGGTTFITRALSYQERALQSFQLRGEHAIAPLQIEWKASIASNSQDEPDLRFFSSTQNIRENSSGIDTTYSLGGGNAPPPQRYFRDLNEDSRGAVVDITIPFRQWSGLGARVKFGGRYDLSEREFRQRRFEYHEGREIDYRDFEGNAENYFSEENFGVLDTLQVGDLVGYNAGLYLQENSPARANYDASRDIIAGYLMLELPLTPKLKLVGGVRSESTEIVTESYDLTLPDSLRRGVLDNPDWLPSMNVVYAINESMNFRLAATRTLARPTYRELAPFQSFNFVGGDIQEGNPLLNRTLITNYDIRWEMFARAGEILAVSAFYKVFQDPIERVLRNVGEGRFVSFQNVDHARVFGAEFEARKRLNNWTNLPILRDLSISGNFSLVRSQVDIPEDEMIIIRASDPNASNSRSLEGQSPFLLNLSTSYENYKLGTIIGVYYTVFGDRLLSVTEGATPDVFEKARSDLDVTITQDLPANLRLKITAKNLLGSDVRQIQTFKNRAYDYISYSRSRTLGIGISYVID, from the coding sequence ATGTCTTTCGGTATTCTCCGCCTGGCTGGTACAGTTCCGGTTCTTCTACTCTTCTTCTCACTCCAAGTCAACGCCCAAGTAGGCACGATCGCAGGTCTCATTGTTGACGGCGAAAATGGCGAGACCCTTATTGGAGCTACTGCTACAATAGATGGCTCTACACTTGGAGATGCCACCGACCTGAATGGAAGGTACGAATTTATTGCCGAGCCTGGTACATACACGATGAGGTTCGCTTATTTGGGCTTCTCCACTGTAATGGTAGAAAATGTGGTTGTGGTCGCTGGAGAAATTACCCGACTAGAGATCGAACTCCTCCCCGAAGCACTCTCTTACGGAGAAGTAGTGATTACAGCAGATGCAATCGAAGGTTCAGAGGCGAGGCTACTGCGAGAACGTGCCAAATCCGTAGCCGTCAGTGACGCAATTGACTCCGAGTCAATCAGTCGATCCGGCTCTGGCGATGCCGCGGCTGCCATGACCAAGGTAACCGGGGCCTCTGTCGTAGGTGGCCGCTATGTATACATAAGGGGACTCGGTGATCGTTATGCCAATACGACACTCAACGGATCCACACTGCCCAGTGCAGATCCTGATCGAAAAGCATTTCAGCTAGATCTATTTCCCGCAGCTCTACTGGAAAATATTGTCACTCTAAAAACATTTACTCCAGATAAACCCGGCGATTTTAGCGGTGGTCTGGTGGATGTAGCAACAAAAACCTTCCCCGAGTCCTTTACGCTGCAGTTGTCTGCATCTATGACATACGACGATCAGTCCAGCAGGATTGACCACTTTCTTTCTTATGCAGGCAGCAGCACTGACTGGCTTGGATATGATAATGGCTCCCGTGCATTACCAAAGGTTCTAGAAAACAAAGACCCAGAGGATCAATTACCAAGAGAATCCGACCTTCGTGATGTACGTCGCGGAGTGACCAACGAAATCCGGACCGATCGTGCGGATTCGCTGAATGCTTTTGCACGAGCATTTAATGGAGTGATGGCACCTAGTCATCGATCTACGCCCGTCAATCACAGTTTTTCTGCTGCAGCGGGCGGAAGGATGAAATTGTTTGGTCGACCACTCGGAGTCACCGGCAGCCTCACTTATGGGAGAAGCTACAGCTACTACGATGACGGGGTCTTCAGCCAGTGGCGTTTAGTCGGTGGAGACGTGAACTCCATTGAGAATCTATCCAGTACGACGTATTTCGGACCGAATCCCGATCTCGATGTAATTACGCGGGCAGATCCAAGGGAGGCCTCCTCATTTGCAAACATTCGAGGTAGTGATGAAGCCAACTGGGGGGCATCCGGGACAATTGCGTTCCAGCCCAGCGACAATCATGAGTTGGTCGCCACGATCCTGCGTACCCAAAGTGGGACGAGCCAATCTACCTTGTTAGGTGGCTTTCGTGATCAAACCGGCGGGACAACATTCATAACGCGTGCCCTTAGCTATCAGGAACGTGCCCTTCAAAGTTTCCAGTTAAGGGGTGAACATGCGATTGCTCCCCTTCAAATTGAATGGAAGGCTTCAATTGCGAGTAATTCTCAGGACGAACCTGACTTGCGATTCTTCTCCTCCACCCAGAATATCCGGGAAAATTCTTCGGGTATTGATACGACTTACTCACTCGGGGGAGGGAATGCACCTCCTCCTCAGCGCTACTTTCGTGACCTGAATGAGGATAGCCGTGGTGCCGTAGTGGATATCACGATCCCCTTTCGACAATGGTCAGGTTTGGGGGCACGCGTGAAGTTCGGGGGACGTTACGACCTGTCCGAACGAGAATTCCGACAGCGTCGGTTCGAATATCACGAAGGCCGGGAGATTGACTACAGAGACTTCGAGGGAAATGCCGAAAACTACTTCTCTGAGGAAAATTTCGGCGTATTAGATACACTTCAGGTGGGCGATCTTGTTGGATATAACGCCGGCTTATATCTCCAGGAAAACTCACCTGCCCGTGCTAACTACGATGCCTCTCGTGACATTATCGCGGGATATCTAATGTTAGAGCTGCCGCTCACACCTAAGCTAAAACTCGTTGGTGGAGTCCGATCAGAATCGACCGAAATCGTAACTGAGAGCTATGACCTAACGCTGCCGGACTCCCTGCGCAGAGGAGTACTCGATAATCCCGACTGGCTACCATCCATGAACGTAGTGTATGCGATCAACGAAAGCATGAATTTTCGTCTAGCGGCTACGAGAACACTTGCACGCCCTACGTATCGAGAACTCGCCCCTTTTCAGAGCTTCAATTTTGTTGGGGGTGACATCCAGGAAGGTAATCCCTTACTCAACCGAACACTGATTACCAACTATGATATTCGATGGGAGATGTTTGCCCGAGCTGGAGAGATTCTTGCCGTGAGCGCATTTTACAAGGTCTTCCAAGACCCTATTGAGCGCGTCCTGCGCAATGTTGGAGAAGGTCGATTCGTGTCATTCCAAAATGTGGATCATGCCCGTGTATTTGGTGCTGAATTTGAAGCACGCAAACGACTCAACAACTGGACCAATCTCCCAATTCTGAGAGACCTATCAATTAGTGGAAATTTCTCATTGGTCCGCTCTCAGGTAGATATTCCCGAAGATGAAATGATCATCATTCGCGCCTCGGATCCAAATGCCAGTAATTCCCGCTCGCTGGAGGGGCAATCCCCCTTTCTTCTGAATCTGAGTACGAGTTACGAAAATTATAAGCTGGGGACCATCATTGGGGTCTACTATACGGTCTTTGGTGATCGACTCCTGTCCGTCACCGAAGGGGCAACCCCTGATGTTTTTGAAAAAGCCCGGAGCGACCTGGATGTTACTATCACTCAAGACCTACCTGCGAATCTGCGACTAAAAATCACGGCGAAAAACTTACTCGGGTCAGATGTCCGCCAGATTCAAACGTTCAAAAATCGGGCCTACGACTATATCTCCTATTCAAGATCCCGAACGCTTGGAATTGGGATCAGCTATGTAATTGACTAA